The window CCGCCGCCATCGGGCGCGGCCGGGGGCTCCCGCTGCCGCCGACGTACGCCGTGGCGAGCCCCGAGCTGCTCCGGGAGATCCCGTCGGCGGAGTACCCGCTCGTCGTCAAGCCCGCCGACGGAAGCTCCGGGCGGGCCGTGCACCTGGTGCACTCGCCGGAGCGGCTGGAGGCCCTGCTGCCCGTGCTCGCGGGCGAGGGGCTGCTCATCGCCCAGCCGTACGTGCCCAACTCGGGCACGGACATCAAGGTGTACGCGGTCGGCGGGGAGCTGTTCGCGACCGAGCGGTGTTCACCGCTGCACCCGGACCCCGCGGTGCGGGAGCGCCGGGTGCCGCTGTCGGCCGAGGTGGCGGCGATCGCCGCTCAGGTGGGGGCGGTGTACGGGCTGGACCTGTACGGCGTGGACGTGCTGCTGGGCCCGGACGGGCCGGTGGTCGTCGACGTGAACGACTTCCCGAGCTTCCGTCAGGTGCCGGACGCGGCCGCGCGGGTGGCCCGGGCGGTACTGGAGCTGGCGCGGGCGGGTGGTTCGGGGCAGCCGCCGGCGCCCGTGGCACTGCCGTACGCGCTGCCCCTGCCGATCCCGGCTCAGGCCCAGGCACAGCTCCCGGTCCAGGCCCAGGCGCAGGTCCAGGCACAGGTCCCGGCTCAGCACCCGACGCAGGTCTCCGCCGTGGGGGGCGACGGCGCATGAGGATCTGCCTGATCACCCCCGAGCCCGGTCATCCGCTGCTGGCGGACACCACCGCGCTGCTGGCCCCGGATCACGAGGTGGAGGCGCTCGACCCGGTCACCCCCGGGGAGGTGCCGCTGCCCCTGGCCGACGTGTACCTGCTGAAGTCGCGGACGCCGCACGCACTGGAGCTCGCCCGGCACCTGGAGCAACGGGGAGCGGCCGTGGTGAACTCCGCTCCGGCCACCGCACTGTGCCAGGACCGTACGGAGATGGCCGATCTCGCCCTGCGGGCCGGGCTGCCCTTCGCCGCGACCGGTACCCACGCCTCCCTCTCCGGCTGGGCGGCCGGGACCCGGCTCGACGCTCCCGTGGTGGTCAAGAGCCGGCGCAGCCGCCGGGGCGACCTGGTGGCCCGCGTGAACGACAGTGCGCGCCTGCGGGAGCTGGCCCGGGAATGGCCGCACGAGCCGGTCGTGGTGCAGGAGTACGCGGTCAACAGCGGCTGGGACCACAAACTGTGGGCGATCGGGGACGAGGTCTTCTCGGCCCTGCGCCGGTCCGAGCTCTCCCCCGGTGGCCGTGGGCCCACCCGGCCCCTGCCCCTGGCCGAACTGCCTTCCGGATGGGCCGACCTCGTGCGCGAGGTGGGCGCCGTGTTCGCGCTGGACGTCTACGGCGTGGACATCATCGACACCGGGGGCGGTACACCGCTGATCGTGGACATCAACGCCTTCCCCGGCATCCGGGGCCAGGCCGGCGCCCCGGAGGCCCTCGCGGCACTGGCCCTGCGCCGGGCGGCGGGGCGTGCCTGAAGGCTGCCGGGCAGGTCCGGACGGGGGAATGCCCGGGACGTGAGCACCCCGGCCCGGTGTCGTACCGCGGACGGGCGTCCGGCGCCGTGAGGATCGGGGCATGGGCGTCGTCCTGCCGGTCCTCTTCGCGCTGTTCGCGGCGTTCAGCAACGCGCTCGCCACCGTGCTCCAGCGGCGGGCCGCCCTCACCGTGCCGCAGAGCGACGGCTTCCGCTTCGGCCTGGTCCTCGATCTGCTGCGGCGGCCGCTGTGGATCGGCGGCATCCTGGCCGTGATCGCGGCGGGGGTGGGGCAGGCGGCGGCGCTGGCCACGGGCGCGCTGGCCCTCGTACAGCCCCTGTTCGTGCTGGAGCTGCCGCTCGCGCTGCTGATCGCCTCGCTGGTGACGCGGCAGCGGCTGCCCCGGGCGCTCTGGCTGGCCGTGGCGGGGGTGGTGGCCGGGCTCGGGGTCACGCTGGTGGCCGCCTCGCCCGCGGGCAACCGTACGGACGTGCCGCCCGAGCGCTGGGTGGTGGCCCTGGTGGCGTGCGCGATCGCCGTCGCCGCCCTGGCCGTGGCCGGACTGCGCCGGCCGCCGGGCCGTGCGCGGGCCTGCTGCCTCGGCGCAGCCACGGCCGTCTGCTACGCGCTCACGGCCGCCCTGATGAAATCCGCGGTGCACGTCCTCGACGACGGCGGCCTCGGAGCCTTCCTGACCACTTGGGAGACGTACGCCTTCGGTGCGAGCGGCATCTGCGCCCTGCTGCTGCTGGAACACGCCATGCAGGGCGGGCCGCTGGTCGCCTCGCAGCCCGCGCTGACCCTGGGCGACGCGAGCATCAGCGTCGCGCTGGGCGTGGTCCTGTACGAGGAACACCTGCGGTCGAGCTGGTGGCTGCTCCCCCAGCTGCTGGGCGTCGCCCTGATCTGCGCGGGGGTGCTGGCCCTGGCCCGGGCGGGTGAGGGCGCGCCCTGAGGCACCGCGGCAGGGGAACGGGAAGCCTCTCGGCGCCGTTGGGGGGCGGGCCGGACCGGGGTAGCGTGCCGCTCAGTCGAGTGGAGGGCGGGATCCGTGCGAGCGGTGGTCTTCGAGCGGTACGGCGAGCGGGCCGAGGTCAGGGACGTGCCGGAGCCGGCTCCGCCGGCGGGCGGGGTGGTGGTGCGGGTCGAGGCCACCGGGCTCTGCCGCAGCGACTGGCACGGCTGGATGGGCCACGACCCGGACATCGTGCTGCCGCACGTCCCCGGGCACGAACTCGCGGGTGTGGTCGAGGCCGTGGGGGCAGGGGTGCGGAACTGGCGGGTCGGTGACCGGGTCACGGCGCCGTTCGTCTGCGCCTGCGGCAGCTGCGCGGACTGTGCGGCCGGTGACCACCAGGTGTGCGCACGGCAGACACAGCCCGGGTTCACGCACTGGGGGTCCTTCGCCGAGTACGTGGCCCTGGACCACGCCGATGTGAATCTGGTGGCCGTGCCGGAGGAGCTCTCGTACGTGACGGCGGCCGGTCTCGGGTGCCGCTTCGCGACGGCGTTCCGGGCGGTGGTGGCACAGGGTCGCGCGGCGGCGGGCGAGTGGGTGTGCGTGTACGGCTGCGGCGGGGTGGGCCTCTCCGCGGTGATGATCGCGGCGGCGGCCGGGGCCCGGGTGATCGCCGTGGACACGGCGCCGGGGGCGCTGGAGCTGGCGCGGAAGTTCGGCGCCGTGCACTGCGTGGATGCCGGGGACGGCGCCGACACCGCAGGGGCCGTACGGGAGTTGACCGGCGGGGGCGCGCACCTCTCGCTCGACGCGCTGGGGTCACCGGCCACGGCCGCGGCCTCGGTGGCCGGGCTGCGGCGGCGGGGGCGGCACGTGCAGGTGGGGCTGCTGCCGACGGCAGCCGGGGCGGCGGTCCTGCCGATGGACCGGGTGATCGGCTGGGAGCTGGAGATCCTCGGGAGCCACGGCATGGCGGCGCACGCGTATCCGCCGATGATGGAACTCGTCCGGGGCGGTGTGCTGCGGCCGGACCTGCTGGTCACCTCGACGATCACACTCGACGCGGCTCCGGCGGCGCTGGCCGCGATGGGCTCGGCGGCGGTGCGCGGGGTCACCGTCATCCTGCCGGGATCGGGTGCCGGGCGCTGAGTTACGATCGCCCGGTTCGAGCGGAGGACGGAACGGGAACGGCGGGTGGTGGGCGTGAGCTCCGGCGGAAGAGTGGCGGGGGCCGTGACCGCGGCGCTGATGGGCGGGCTGGTGCTCGGCGGCTGCTCCGGCGCCGCGGGCGGGCCCACCCCACCGGCGGCGGAGAAGGCGGGGACGCCGACCGCGAGTCCCGATGCGGCGACGGCTTCGCCGTCCCCCTCGGTCTCGCAGCCGGCCGCCCCGGAGCCCTCCGACGCGGTGTCGCCCACGGCGGCGGGGTCGAAGCCCTCGCCCAGCCATGGGTCGAAGCCGGCGCCGAAGCGCAGTACGGCCGGGTCGTCGAAGATCCCGCAGAACCCGTACCGGGGCCCCAACCCGCCTCCGGCCCCGACCCACGTCCCGACACTGGACTGGAAGCCGTCGCCCTTCGACCCGAAGGACCCCTCGATCCCGAAGTACACGCTGCCGCCGCTGCCGTAGACGCAGAGGCAGAGGCAGACCTAGCAGACACGTACCGGCCTCCGCGGGGGTGCTGCCAGGCCAGCAGTTCCTGGACGCGGCGGTGTCGTCCCGGATCCGGCCGACGATTCGACGCGGGCGTCCGTTGACACACAGAACCCCGAACACGCCGAGGACCGCGGCGAAGATCCGCTCCCCGGGCCTCTGCGCGCATGCTCGCGCACGGGCGGCGGCTACACGCCGCCTCCGATGATCCACCAGTGCGAGGAGACGCCGGCGAGCGGACCAACAGCACTCCACCCGGCCCACCGCGTCGTCACGGACCTGCACATGCTCCAACAGCCCTGCCCACGTGCCATCCGCCTCCCAGCGGGCGAACCGCTCGTAGACGGTCTGCCACGGGCCCATACCGCCCCGGCAGATCACGCCACGGAGCCCCGGTCCGCAAACGCCACAGCACACCATCGACCACCTGACGGTGATCACGCCACGGCCGACCACGCCCGTCCACCTGCGGCAACAAGGGCTCCATCCGCTCCCACGCCGCGTCCGTCAACCCACCTCGACCTGCCGCACAAGTCTTAGGCAGGCGGCCCCGGCAGTGGTGTCCGCGCGTACTTGCCCGACAGCAGGTGGCCCGCTCCCGGGGCCACCGCGTCCAGGTCCAGGGCCCGGAGCATCTGGTGGGCGGTGCAGACGGCCGCGGACACCACCGGCTTGCCCAGGAGCTGCTCGGCCTCCTCGATGGCGCCCAGGGAGGGCATCTGCACGCAGGCCGAGAGCACGACCGCGTCCGCGTCCGCGTGTTCCAGCGCCTGTGCGAGGCCGGGCAGCCGGGCCGGGTCGTGGGCGGCGACGTCGAGGTTGTCGGGGATCTCCAGGGCCTGGTGGTCGAGGACCTCGATGCCCTCGTGCGTGAGGTAGTCCACGACGGTCCGGGTGAGCGGGCGCATGTACGGGGCCAGCAGCACGATCTTCCGGGCGCCGATGGTGTGCAGCCCGTGGACGAGGGCCCCGGCGCTGGTGACGACGGGGGCGGGCGCTCCGTTCTCGACCGTCCGGGTGTGCAGTCGCTGCTCCGAGGTGCGGTGGTAGCCGAGGCCCATGCTCATGATGGCGACCAGACAGGCGTAGCCCAGTACGTCGACCCGGGCGTCGGAGAGTTCGACGGCGCAGCGGTCGGAGTCTGCGTCCATGGCCCTCAGTTGCTCCGGGGTCACGTGGGTCATGCGCATCCGGCTGGAGTGGAAGGTGAAGCGCTCGTCGGGGGCGACGGCCTCGCGGGCCCGGAGGATGGCCGGGACCTCCGTCTCCATGGTGACGTTGGAGCTCGGCACGATCTGGCCGATGCGGTAGGTGCGGGGTGGCACGGGTACTCCTCTTTGCCTGTGTGTATGTGGGGGGGGGTCAGCGGGCGTCGACGACGGGATTGGTCAGGGTGCCGATGCCTTCGACCGTGGCCTCGACGGTGTCACCGGGGCGCAGGAACTCGGGCGGGACCATGCCGGCGCCGACGCCGGACGGCGAGCCCGTCGCGATGACGTCGCCGGGCTCCAGGGTCATGCCGGAGGAGATGTCGGCGATGAGGCGGGCGATGGGGAAGAGCATGTGCCGGGTGTTCGACTTCTGCTTGGTGACGCCGTTGACGCGCAGGGAGAGGTCGAGGGCCATCGGGTCCGGGATCTCGTCGCGGGTGACGACGACCGGGCCGAAGGGGGCGTAGGAGTCCTGGCCCTTGGAGAAGAACCACTGGCCGGAGCGGCGCTGGTCGCGGGCGCTGATGTCGTTGACGATGCTGAAGCCGAAGATGTGGTCGTACGCGTCCTCCTCGCTCACCCGGAAGGCGGTGCGGCCGATGACGACGGCGAGTTCGCACTCCCAGTCGAGCTGGGTGGTGAGGTCGGCGTTGTGCAGGATCGGCTGGCCGGGTCCGGTGACGGCGGTGGCGGGCTTGCCGAAGAGGACGGGGCGCGGCGGCAGGTCCTTGTCGGTGTCGAGGCTGCGGCTGGACTCCTCGACGTGCTCGATGTAGTTGAGGCCGACTCCGATGATCTTGCCCGGGCGCAGGGGTGCGCGCAGGGTCACGGCGTCGAGCCGGTGGACGGCCTCGGCCGGCCGGGCTTCGGGTCCGGCGGCCAGCAGGCCGCGCGCAGTCTCCTGGGCGGCCGCGCCGGCCCGGATGAAGGACAGCAGGTCCAGGGGCAGTTCCGCACCGGCGCGCCGGGCCAGGGTGGTGAGGTCCACGACGAGGTCGTCGACCTGCGCGCCGAGACGCACGGAAGCATCGTCGAGGGTGTAGCTGAGCAGCCTCATGGGGGCTCCTTGCAGTGGAGTGGGAGGGTGGCGAGGGGTGGATCGGCGGCGGGGCTCCGCCGTACCGGGGCCGGTGTCAGGGCCGGCGGCGTCCGGTACGGCGGAGCGGTTCAGAGGGTGGGCTGGTGGCCGCCGTTGTCGGCGTAGGCCTCTTCCCGGTGGAATCCGAGGGAGCGCATGACGGGGAAGTCGTTGAAGGAGAAGAGGCAGGCGTCCTCGGCCTCGTCGAGGTTGTGGTGCTCGTGCCAGGCCCAGGACGGGACGCAGAAGATGTCGCCCTGCTTCCACTCGAAGCGCTGTCCGGCGATCACCGAGACACCGCGGCCCTTGGCCGCCGTGTAGATCACCGAGCCGGTGTGGCGGTGGGCGAGGGTGGCCTGGCCGGGGCGCAGCAGCTGCATGTGGGCGCCCATGGTCGGCATGACGGAACCCCCGGTGACCGGGTTGGTGTACTCCGCGATCACGCCGTCGTACGGGGACCCCTCGGTCGCCTTCGCGAGGCTGCGCAGGGCCTCGTAGGTGGGCTCCCAGGGGTAGGCGAGCAGCGGCGAGTAGGGCCGGGTCCACTTCTCGACGCCGTAGGGGAGGAGGTTCGCGCCGTAGGTCAGCACGGAGGAGTTGATGACCTTTCCCGGGGTCTGGTAGAGCTCGGGGTGGACCTCGTAGAAGCCCGCGTCGAGGGCGTTGACCAGCGGGATGTCGAGTCCGTCCTGCCAGATGACGGGGGCGTCGTCCGCCTCGTTGCCGTGCTCGTGCCAGGTCCCGTTCGGCGTGATCGCGAAGTCGCCGGGGCCGACGCGCAGCTTCTGCCCGTCGACGATCGTCCAGGCGCCCGTGCCCTCGTGGACGAAGCGCAGGGCCGCGGCCTGGTGGCGGTGGGCGGTCATCGCCTCGCCGGGGCCCATGATCTGCAGCCCGGTGTAGAGGAGGCCGACGGCGGCGCTGACCTCCTTGCGGCCCGGGTTGACGAGCATGACGACCCGGCGTCCGGCGTCGTCGCCCTTGACGAGGCCGAGGGCCTTGTGGACCAGGGGGCGCAGGTCCTCGTACCGCCAGAGCACCGGGACCGACTTCGGCTGCGGGTACCAGGGCTCGATGTCGTTGGCGACGGTCCACAGCGCGCCCGCGTCGAGCGTGCCGAGCTCCTCGTAGTAGCGGCTGAGTTCCGGGGTCTCGGACACGCGGGCACGGCCGAGCATGGTGTCGTCCTGCTCGATGGTCATTCGTCCTCCTCGGGAGCGGCGGGAGCGGCGGGAGCGATGGGCGCGCCGGGAACGACGGGCGCGGTGAAGGTGACCGGCGGCCTGGGGCGGTTGTCCACTTCGAGGCGGAAGACGTCGAAGCGGTTGTAGTGGCCGACGATGTCGTGCATCTGCTTGGGCTGGATGCACCTGGCGAGGTCGATCTCGCCGTAGACGATGCCCTCGTCGTCGACGAGGGGTTCGGTGACGGGCCGGCCGTCGGGGCCGAAGATCCCGGACAGGGCGCTGCGCGGCCGCGTGAACTGCTTGCGGAGCTCCTCGTCGTCCCCGGCGAGCAGGTCCACGATCTCCGGGGAGACGGTGGAGCAGGCGACCACGGAGAAGACCTTGCCCTCGAAGCTGTGGGCCGCGGTACGGACCGCGATCGCGTCGGCCATGTCGTAGTCGGCGGGGGCGACGGGCAGGGCGATGTAGCAGGAGGCGTGGACGAGTTCGCCCTGGGCGAGGAGGGCGAAGCGGGCCAGGGTGTTGGTGTTCTCGCCGCAGGCCAGCACGCCGAGGGGGCCGACGGGGGTGTCGTGGACGACGAGCGAGCTGCCGTCACCGCCGGTCCAGGTGAGCTTCTCGGCCCAGGTCGGCACCAGCTTGCGGTGCACCCCGAGGAGTGCGCCGTCGGGTCCGATGGTCAGCAGGGTGTTGTGGAGGACGCCGAGGCTGTGCGGGACGCGCTCGTTGACCCCGATGACGAGGACGACGCCGTGCCTGCGGGCGGCCGCCCGCAGGCGGTCGACGTGCGGGCCGGGAATGTCGACGGAGGCGCGCTGGAGCCGCTCGAACCAGGGCGAACCCTGGACCGGGTTCATCGTCCAGTTCCAGTACGGGTACCCGGGGACGAACACCTCGGGGAAGACGACCAGTTCGGCCCCGCCCGCCGCGGCCTCGGCGATCAGGGCGACGGCCTTGTCCACGGTGGCGGCGGGATCGAGGTAGACGGGCGCGGCCTGGACGGCCGCCGCCGTGAAGCGGGGCAGGTGGTCCCTGTCCATGTGCGTGGGCACCTCCGGCTATCGGTGGGCGGGAACCGCTGCGCGGGGCAGCCAGCGGCGGTGGACGGATTCGGCGGGCTGCCGCAGCAGTTCCAGGCGCGGCGGGATCCGGTCGGTCCGCGCCGACGGGGGCCGCCCGCTGCCCGCGCGCCAGGCGCGCGCCCAGGGCGCGGCCGGGCCCTGGTAGCCCTGGGCGGCCGCCGCGTGCAGGGTCCACAGGGGGTCGTGGAGCTGGGCGCGGCCGACACCGCACAGGTCCGCCCGGCCGGCCAGGATGATCGAGTTCACGTCGTCGTACGTGGAGATCGCGCCGACGGCGATGGTGGGGATCCCGGTGGCGTTGCGGATCAGGTCCGCGTACGGGGTCTGGTAGCTGCGGCCGTAGCGGGGCTTCTCGTGGGCGACGACCTCGCCGGTGGAGACGTCGATGGCGTCGGCGCCCGCCTCGGCGAGTGCGCGCGCGATCCCGACGGCGTCGTCCTCGGTGGTGCCGCCGTCCGCCCAGTCGGCGGCGGAGATCCGCACGAGCAGCGCCTTGCCGGCCGGCCACACCTCTCGTACGGCGCGCAGCACTTCGAGCGGCAGCCGGAGCCTTCCGTCCAGGTCTGTGCCGTACTCGTCGGTGCGCCGGTTGGTCAGCGGGGACAGGAAGCCCGAGAGCAGGTGCCCGTGCCCGTACTGGAGTTCCAGTGCGTCGAAGCCCGCCCGGTCGGCGCGCCGGGCCGCGCCCACGAAGTCCCGTACGAGTGCGTCCATGTCGGCCCGGTCGGCCTCGCGCGGCACCGGGCTCCGCTCGTCCCAGCGCAGTGCGGAGGCGGCGATCGGCTGTCCGCCGCGGCCGGCCGCGCGGCGGCCGGCGTGCGTGAGCTGGATGCCGAGGCAGGTGTCGGACTGGCCGTGGACGAAGTCGGTGAGGCGCCGCCAGGCCGCCTCCTGTTCGTCGTTCCACAGGCCGGGGCAGCCGGGGGTGGCCCGGCCGCCGGCACTGACGGCCGTCATTCCGGCGAGGACCAGTCCGGCGCCGCCGATGGCCTGCGTGCTGAGGTGGACGAGGTCGAAGTCGCCCGGAACCCCGTCGCGCGCGGTGTGCAGGGCGGTGGGCGGTACGACGACCCGATTGCGCAGCAGCAGTCCGCCGAGCGGGTAGGGGCGGAACATGGGCGGAACGTCCGACGCGCGGTTGACCGCGCTGGTGAAGCCCTCGTCGCGCACGCGCAGGTTGTCGTAGGTGACGCGACGGCTGCGGGTGAGGAGGTTGAAGGCGAACTGGTGCGGGTCCTGGCCGGCGTACCGGTCGATGTGCTCGAACCATTCCAGGCTGGCCTGCGCGGCGCGCTGGGTGGACTCCACCACGGGCCTGCGCTCCTCCTCGTAGGCGGCGAGCGCGGTCGGCACGTCGGGGTGCTCGTGCAGGCTGGCCGCGAGTACGAGGGCGTCCTCCATGGCGAGTTTGGTGCCGGAGCCGATGGAGAAGTGCGCGGTGTGGGCGGCGTCGCCGAGCAGGACGACGTTCTCGTGCCGCCAGGTGCGGTTGCGGACCGTTGTGAAGCGCAGCCACTTGGAGTTGTTGGGGATGAGGCGGTGGCCGTCGAGGTGGTCGGCGAGGAGCTCCTCGCAGCGCCGGATGCTCTCCTCGTCGCTGGTTCCGGGAGGATGGTCGCGGTCGGCGAACTCCTCGAATCCGGCGCGCCGCCAGGCGTCCTCGGTCATCTCCACGATGAAGGTGGAGCGGGTGGCGTCGTAGGGGTACGCGTGCACCTGGAGCGTGCCGAAGTCCCGCTCCTCGACGATGAAGGTGAAGGCCTCGAAGACCTTGTCCGTGCCGAGCCACATGTAGCGGCCGGAGCGCTCGTCGAGGTCGGCCGCGAAGGTGTCGGCGTATGCGGCGCGGGTGGCCGACCGTACGCCGTCGCACGCCACCACCAGGTCGTACGTGGCAGCCAGTTCGGCCGCGGGCGGGGCCTGCGTGCGGTAGCGGACGTCGACCTCGAGGTCGGCGCAGCGCCGCTGGAGGATCCGCAGGAGGTGCTGCCGGCCGAGGGCGGCGAAACCGTGGCCGCCCGAGGTGAGGGTGCTGCCCCGGTATCGGACGTCGATGTCGGCCCAGCGGGCGAACTCGGCCGACATCGCCTCGTGGATCTCGCGGTCGGCCTGGGCGATTCCGTCGAGCGTCTCGTCGGAGAAGACGACCCCGAAGCCGAAGGTGTCGTCAGGGGCGTTGCGTTCCCAGACGGTGACCTCCCAGTGCGGGGAGAGCTGCTTGGTGAGGGCCGCGAAGTACAGTCCGCCGGGCCCTCCTCCTATGACTGCGACGCGCACGGCGTGCCTCCTGATGCTTGCGCGGTGGTGAGTAGTTCCGGTTGCTGCGGCCCCGCCGCGCCGAGCAGTTCGCGTACGTCCTCGGGCCAGGGGGTCGACCCGGTCGCGTGGGCGGCCGAGTGGGCGATGATCATGCGGCCGGTGGCCGCCTCGCCGCCCTGGGCGCCTCGTACGGTGAAGGCGTAGTGCAGGGAGGCCGTCCCGACCTTGGTGACCTTCAGTTCGGTGCGCACGGCGTCCCCGAACCAGAGGCGGGCCCGGTAGTCGGCCTCGAAGTGCACCCTGGGCGTGCTGCCGAACAGATGGGACAGGCCCAGGCGGTGGAGCAGGACGGCCTCGGCCGCCTCGACCCAGCGCACGACGGTGGAATGGTGGTAGTGGCCGGCGGCGTCGGTGTCGGTCCATTCGACGCGGCGTTCGACGACGACACTGGCCGGCTCGGCGACCGGGCCGGCCGGCAGGGCGGCGGATCCGGTTCCGGTGGCCGCCGCGGCCCGGGCACGTTCGCGCAGTTCACCGCGCCGCAGCTTTCCGGTGCCGGTGCGCGGGAGCGCGGCGACGAACTCGACGGCGCGCGGGTACTTGTACGGGGCGATGGTCTGCTTGACGTGGGCCTGGAGCTCACTGACCGTCGTGCCGTCCGCCGGGACCCCGGCGCCCAGGACGACGTACGCCTTGACGAGCATGCCGCGCCGCGGGTCCGGGGCCCCGACGACGGCGCACTCCTCGACGTGGGGGTGCGTGGCGAGGGCCTTCTCGACCTCGGGGCCCGCGATGTTGTAGCCCGAGGAGACGATCATGTCGTCGCTGCGGGCGACGTACCAGAAGTAGCCGTCCGCGTCGCGTATGTAGGTGTCGCCGGTGACGTTCCAGCCGTTCCTGACGTACGAGACCTGGCGCGGGTCCTCCAGGTACCGGCATCCGGTGGGACCGGTGACCGCCAGCAGGCCCGGCTGCCCGTCGGGGACGGGGTCCCCCTGTTCGTCGACCACTGCGGCGCGGTAGCCGGGAACGGGGCGGCCGGTGGAGCCGGGCCGGATGTCCTCGTCGGCCGCGGAGATGAAGACGTGCAGCATCTCCGTGGCACCGATGCCGTCGATGATGCGCAGGCCGGTGGCGGCGTGGAACTCGTGCCACACCGCGGCCGGGAGCGGTTCGCCCGCGGACACGCAGCGCCGCAGCCCGGCCAGCCGGTCCACCGCCCCCGCCTCCATGATCGCGCGGTAGGCCGTGGGCGCGGTGAACAGCACGGTCACTCCGTGCTCCGCGACGAGATCGGCCAGCTGCAGCGGGGCCGCCTGCTCGATCAGCAGGGTGGCGGCCCCGACGTGGAGGGGGAAGACCACGAGTCCGCCGAGCCCGAAGGTGAAGGCGAGGGGCGGCGTACCGGTGAAGACGTCGTCGGGGCGGGGCTTGAGGACGTGCCTCGAGAACGTGTCCGCGTTGGCGAGGACATCTCGGTGGAAGTGCAGGGTCGCCTTCGGCCGTCCGGTCGTGCCCGAGGTGAAGGCGATCAGTGCCACGTCGTCCGCGGCCGTGACCACGGTGCTGAAGCGGCCGTCCTTGGCCGCGCAGCGCGCGGCCAGGTCCTCCGGTCCGGCACCCCCGTAGGTGACGACCGGCAGCACCGGCAGGCCGGGGCGGCCGCTCGCGTCGAGTTCCTCGGCGTAGCGGTGGTCGCACAGGGCGAGCGCGGGCCGGCTGATGTCGGTGAGCTCGGCGAGTTCGCCGGCGCGCAACAGCGGCATGGTCGTGACGGCGACGCCGCCGGCCTTCAGAACGCCGAACCACGCGGCTACGAGCCAGGGGTTGTTGGGTCCGCGCAGCAGGACGCGGTTGCCGGGCCGGAGGCCGAAGTCCTCGGTGAGGACCTGGGCGACCTGGTTGGCGCGGTGCTGCAGTTCGCCGTATGTCCAGCGCTCGGTCGGGGTGAGCAGACAGGGGCGGTCGGGGCCGTGCCGCTCGACGGCGTCGTCGAGCAGGCGCCGAGCGCAGTTGAGTCGGTCCGGGTACTCCAACTCCGGTAGATCGAAGTGGAGTTCGGGCCAGAGGGGGAAGGGCGGAAGCCGATCACGGCAGAACGGATCGGCGTACGCGGAAGGGGAGAGCTCCATGGGGCGGCACCTCAATCAGGGAGCAGCGGGGAGATGACTGCAAGGTATGTCGAATATTTGGCGTCCGTCAACATCTCGCGATATTCCGATGCCCGAGAGGCTCCTCACACCACCCCCGAGCACCCCCGCGACACCCTGCGGCGCCCTCGCAGAGCCCCGGCCGCGACCCCTGCAGCGCCCCGCAACGCCCGCCGATGCGGCTCAGGGCACGGGGACGCGCACCCTGACGGCCTTGCCGAGCCCGCCCACAACGACCGAGAGCTCACCGCCCAGTTCGGCCGCCAGCAGCTGCACCATCAGCAGCCCGCGCCCGCTCTCCGCGTCCGGGTCGACCTCCCGGCGGGGGGCGGGCAGCCGCGGCAGGCCGGCGCCCCCGTCGGCGACCTCCAGCCGGAGCCAGCCGCCGCCCACCGCCAGGGCGACCCTCATCCGCCCGGCGCCGGCGCCCACGTGCAGGACGACGTTGCCGACGAGTTCACTGACGGTCAGCAGCAGGGCGTCGACCACCTCGGCGGCGACCCGCCAGTCGTCGAGCATGGCGCGCACACGGGACCTGACCTGCGGAACACTCTCGGCGGTGGGCTCGGCGACCCAGTGGACGAAGCTTCGGACCGCGGGACCGGCGGACCGGTCGGCAGTGGTGAGCATGACGTGCTCCCGGAGGGGGATGGCGGCACCGCCACTGAGCAGCTCGTGTAACTGATCCGGAATCCGGATCGTTCCTGGGCTTGTGGTCAGCGGAAATGCGTCGCTAGAGTCCTTGATTACACGTGTAACAAGCTACGCCTCCCCCGGTGACCCGCGCAAGCATTCCGGACAAACGACGCGAAGCCTGCACCCCGCCCCACCGGGGCACTGCCGAACTGGAAGGGCCGCAATGACACAAACTCCT is drawn from Streptomyces sp. NBC_01232 and contains these coding sequences:
- a CDS encoding ATP-grasp domain-containing protein; the protein is MRLCFLVEEHYRHDGMPNEVIRQLTAWGHRVDVVRPGGSLLRMTEAVDAGAHDAWVLKTVSGGPGLTLLEAAASAGTTTVNDARSIRGVRDKALAAAIGRGRGLPLPPTYAVASPELLREIPSAEYPLVVKPADGSSGRAVHLVHSPERLEALLPVLAGEGLLIAQPYVPNSGTDIKVYAVGGELFATERCSPLHPDPAVRERRVPLSAEVAAIAAQVGAVYGLDLYGVDVLLGPDGPVVVDVNDFPSFRQVPDAAARVARAVLELARAGGSGQPPAPVALPYALPLPIPAQAQAQLPVQAQAQVQAQVPAQHPTQVSAVGGDGA
- a CDS encoding ATP-grasp domain-containing protein produces the protein MRICLITPEPGHPLLADTTALLAPDHEVEALDPVTPGEVPLPLADVYLLKSRTPHALELARHLEQRGAAVVNSAPATALCQDRTEMADLALRAGLPFAATGTHASLSGWAAGTRLDAPVVVKSRRSRRGDLVARVNDSARLRELAREWPHEPVVVQEYAVNSGWDHKLWAIGDEVFSALRRSELSPGGRGPTRPLPLAELPSGWADLVREVGAVFALDVYGVDIIDTGGGTPLIVDINAFPGIRGQAGAPEALAALALRRAAGRA
- a CDS encoding DMT family transporter encodes the protein MGVVLPVLFALFAAFSNALATVLQRRAALTVPQSDGFRFGLVLDLLRRPLWIGGILAVIAAGVGQAAALATGALALVQPLFVLELPLALLIASLVTRQRLPRALWLAVAGVVAGLGVTLVAASPAGNRTDVPPERWVVALVACAIAVAALAVAGLRRPPGRARACCLGAATAVCYALTAALMKSAVHVLDDGGLGAFLTTWETYAFGASGICALLLLEHAMQGGPLVASQPALTLGDASISVALGVVLYEEHLRSSWWLLPQLLGVALICAGVLALARAGEGAP
- a CDS encoding zinc-dependent alcohol dehydrogenase family protein, with product MRAVVFERYGERAEVRDVPEPAPPAGGVVVRVEATGLCRSDWHGWMGHDPDIVLPHVPGHELAGVVEAVGAGVRNWRVGDRVTAPFVCACGSCADCAAGDHQVCARQTQPGFTHWGSFAEYVALDHADVNLVAVPEELSYVTAAGLGCRFATAFRAVVAQGRAAAGEWVCVYGCGGVGLSAVMIAAAAGARVIAVDTAPGALELARKFGAVHCVDAGDGADTAGAVRELTGGGAHLSLDALGSPATAAASVAGLRRRGRHVQVGLLPTAAGAAVLPMDRVIGWELEILGSHGMAAHAYPPMMELVRGGVLRPDLLVTSTITLDAAPAALAAMGSAAVRGVTVILPGSGAGR
- a CDS encoding maleate cis-trans isomerase family protein; the protein is METEVPAILRAREAVAPDERFTFHSSRMRMTHVTPEQLRAMDADSDRCAVELSDARVDVLGYACLVAIMSMGLGYHRTSEQRLHTRTVENGAPAPVVTSAGALVHGLHTIGARKIVLLAPYMRPLTRTVVDYLTHEGIEVLDHQALEIPDNLDVAAHDPARLPGLAQALEHADADAVVLSACVQMPSLGAIEEAEQLLGKPVVSAAVCTAHQMLRALDLDAVAPGAGHLLSGKYARTPLPGPPA
- a CDS encoding fumarylacetoacetate hydrolase family protein — translated: MRLLSYTLDDASVRLGAQVDDLVVDLTTLARRAGAELPLDLLSFIRAGAAAQETARGLLAAGPEARPAEAVHRLDAVTLRAPLRPGKIIGVGLNYIEHVEESSRSLDTDKDLPPRPVLFGKPATAVTGPGQPILHNADLTTQLDWECELAVVIGRTAFRVSEEDAYDHIFGFSIVNDISARDQRRSGQWFFSKGQDSYAPFGPVVVTRDEIPDPMALDLSLRVNGVTKQKSNTRHMLFPIARLIADISSGMTLEPGDVIATGSPSGVGAGMVPPEFLRPGDTVEATVEGIGTLTNPVVDAR